One Hippoglossus hippoglossus isolate fHipHip1 chromosome 13, fHipHip1.pri, whole genome shotgun sequence genomic window carries:
- the rhbdd1 gene encoding rhomboid-related protein 4, whose amino-acid sequence MRGRHRGSHMGLLLLASQVFQVGLDNIPPVTLGVLALNVYLFLFPAAPLMQTCVSVQQAYWLKDWRRLLLSPLHHVDDWHLYFNMALFLWKGKMLEQRLGGAWLLYLLSVFSLLTGFVYLALEAALTELTQDQSYSLTCAVGFSGVLFALKVLCNHYHPGGVTHVMGIPVANRYASWAELVIIHMTSPGTSFVGHLSGILVGLLYTSGPLKTIMRKCAEFVSMNGHNSRSRGYYNSSGSSGHSGSDGSSGYRQQAPDDTSTHQAPYTGGLTEEEQLQAAIRNSLNEGGESRQRGAPPPYGFNAAEEEAEEIRRRRLRRFDR is encoded by the exons ATGCGGGGCCGACACAGGGGGTCCCACATGGGGTTGTTGCTCCTGGCCTCCCAGGTGTTTCAGGTGGGTCTGGACAACATCCCACCCGTCACCCTGGGTGTCCTGGCTCTCAACGTGTACCTGTTCCTGTtccctgcagctccactgaTGCAG acctgtgtgagtgtgcagcaGGCGTACTGGTTGAAGGACTGGCGTCGTCTCCTGCTGTCGCCGCTGCACCACGTGGACGATTGGCATCTCTACTTCAACATGGCGTTGTTCCTCTGGAAAGGAAAAATGCTGGAGCAGCGGCTGGGCGGAGCCTGGCTCCTCTACCTGCTGTCGGTCTTCTCTCTGCTCACTGGATTCGTCTACTTGGCGTTGGAGGCAGCGTTAACAGAGCTCACCCAGGATCAGTCGTACAGCTTGACCTGCGCGGTCGGCTTCTCAG GTGTCCTGTTTGCTCTGAAGGTGCTCTGTAACCATTACCACCCTGGAGGTGTGACCCATGTGATGGGTATCCCCGTGGCAAACCGCTATGCTAGCTGGGCAGAGCTAGTGATAATCCACATGACATCACCTGG GACCTCGTTCGTTGGTCACCTGTCAGGGATCCTGGTGGGTCTGCTCTACACGTCTGGACCACTGAAGACCATCATGAGGAAATGTGCAG agTTTGTGTCAATGAATGGACACAACTCCAGGTCCAGAGGATACTACAACTCTTCAGGCTCCTCAG gcCACAGTGGCAGTGATGGATCCTCAGGATATCGTCAGCAGGCACCAGATGACACATCCACTCATCAAGCACCTTATACAGGTGGCCtgacggaggaggagcagttGCAGGCGGCGATCAGGAACAGTCTGAATGAAGGAG GAGAAAGCCGCCAGAGAGGAGCTCCTCCTCCGTATGGATTCAACGccgcggaggaggaggcggaggaaaTCCGACGGAGGAGACTGAGGAGGTTTGACCGATGA